A window of Sphingobacterium sp. SRCM116780 contains these coding sequences:
- the mgrA gene encoding L-glyceraldehyde 3-phosphate reductase: protein MQYTAASNRYQQMEYRRSGNSGIKLSAISLGLWQNFGHINDFENSRKLIQTAFDAGITHFDLANNYGPPPGSAEENFGKILQTDFSGHRDEMIISSKAGYTMWDGPYGDWGSKKYLVSSLDQSLKRMKLDYVDIFYHHRPDPETPLEETMAALHLLVQQGKALYVGISNYKTPEAKRAVDLLKQMGTPCLIHQPKYSLFERWVEESLLDLLTEEAVGCIPFSPLAQGLLTDKYLHGIPKDSRAASSSISLHESDITAEKIERIKALNEIASQRNQKLAQMAVSWLLNKPQVTSVLIGASKVAQIQDAVDAVKNQHFSTEELNSIDLILS, encoded by the coding sequence ATGCAGTATACAGCAGCAAGTAATCGATATCAACAAATGGAATACCGTCGTTCAGGTAATTCGGGCATTAAATTATCTGCGATTTCATTAGGGTTATGGCAGAATTTTGGACATATCAATGATTTTGAAAATAGTCGTAAATTAATTCAAACAGCATTTGACGCAGGAATCACGCATTTTGATCTTGCGAATAATTATGGTCCGCCTCCAGGCTCTGCAGAAGAAAATTTCGGGAAAATATTACAAACAGATTTTAGCGGACATCGAGATGAAATGATTATTTCTTCTAAGGCTGGATACACCATGTGGGATGGACCTTATGGAGACTGGGGATCCAAAAAGTATTTGGTGTCAAGTCTTGATCAAAGCTTAAAGAGAATGAAACTTGACTATGTGGATATTTTCTATCACCATAGACCCGATCCTGAAACACCGTTAGAAGAAACAATGGCAGCTTTACATTTACTCGTTCAACAAGGGAAAGCACTATATGTTGGTATTTCGAACTATAAAACTCCAGAAGCAAAACGTGCCGTTGATTTATTGAAACAAATGGGTACTCCTTGTTTGATCCACCAACCAAAGTATTCTTTATTTGAGCGTTGGGTTGAAGAAAGTTTATTGGATTTATTGACAGAAGAAGCAGTCGGCTGTATTCCCTTTTCACCATTGGCACAAGGCTTATTGACAGATAAATATCTGCACGGCATACCTAAAGATTCTCGAGCAGCTTCTTCTAGTATTTCTCTACATGAGAGTGATATTACTGCAGAAAAAATAGAAAGAATTAAAGCTTTAAATGAGATCGCATCCCAAAGAAATCAAAAACTAGCACAAATGGCCGTATCCTGGTTGTTGAATAAACCTCAGGTTACTTCTGTATTGATTGGTGCGAGTAAAGTTGCTCAGATACAAGATGCTGTGGATGCTGTAAAAAATCAACACTTTTCAACAGAGGAGTTGAATAGCATTGACTTGATTTTATCATAG
- the serS gene encoding serine--tRNA ligase has protein sequence MLQLNYIRENRDKVIERLGAKNFKETGLVDEIINLDEQRRKIQSESDALSAEANSSAKKIGELMRQGQKEEAETVKSQSSGYKEQIKQLTEQLAEVEQDLNAKIVQLPNLPHTSVPLGVSADDNEVVLEHGDVPTLADDASSHWDLLTKYDIVDLELGVKVTGAGFPVYKGKGARLQRALINFFLDEAAQVGYEEVQVPILVNEASAFATGQLPDKEGQMYHVTNDDLYLIPTAEVPVTNIYRDVIVKEEQFPIKHCAYTPCFRREAGSYGAHVRGLNRLHQFDKVETVQIVHPDQSYAVLEEMSNYVQGLLQKLELPYRVLRLCGGDMSFTAALTYDLEVYSAAQKRWLEVSSVSNFETYQSNRLKVRFKNKEGKMQLAHTLNGSALALPRIVASLLENNQTEKGIKIPKVLIPYTGFEYID, from the coding sequence ATGTTGCAATTGAATTATATCCGTGAAAACAGGGATAAGGTAATCGAGAGATTAGGAGCCAAAAATTTCAAGGAAACTGGATTAGTCGATGAGATCATCAATTTAGATGAACAACGTCGTAAAATTCAATCTGAGTCAGATGCCCTTTCAGCTGAAGCCAATTCATCCGCAAAAAAAATCGGAGAATTGATGCGTCAAGGTCAAAAAGAAGAAGCTGAAACCGTAAAATCTCAATCCTCTGGATATAAGGAACAAATCAAGCAATTGACAGAGCAATTAGCAGAAGTGGAGCAGGATTTAAATGCAAAAATTGTTCAACTTCCAAATTTACCCCATACGTCAGTTCCTTTAGGGGTATCTGCTGATGACAATGAAGTGGTATTGGAACATGGAGATGTACCAACATTAGCTGATGATGCATCTTCACATTGGGATTTGCTGACAAAATATGATATTGTTGATTTAGAGCTTGGAGTAAAAGTTACGGGAGCGGGGTTCCCAGTTTATAAAGGAAAAGGAGCCAGATTACAACGCGCATTAATTAACTTTTTCTTGGATGAAGCTGCTCAAGTAGGTTATGAAGAAGTACAGGTGCCAATTTTGGTTAACGAAGCCTCTGCTTTTGCAACAGGTCAGTTACCGGACAAGGAAGGTCAAATGTATCATGTAACAAATGATGATTTGTATTTAATTCCAACTGCTGAAGTTCCAGTTACCAATATATATCGTGATGTTATCGTTAAGGAAGAGCAATTCCCGATTAAACACTGCGCTTATACTCCTTGTTTTCGTCGTGAAGCGGGATCTTACGGTGCACATGTTCGTGGATTGAATCGTTTACATCAATTTGATAAAGTAGAAACTGTACAGATTGTTCATCCAGATCAATCCTACGCTGTATTAGAAGAAATGAGTAATTATGTACAAGGGCTATTGCAAAAATTAGAATTGCCCTATCGGGTATTACGTCTTTGCGGTGGTGATATGAGTTTTACAGCAGCCTTGACATATGATTTGGAAGTGTATAGTGCAGCTCAAAAACGTTGGTTAGAAGTATCTTCAGTTTCTAATTTCGAAACTTACCAATCCAACAGATTAAAAGTAAGGTTTAAAAATAAAGAAGGTAAAATGCAATTGGCTCATACTTTAAATGGGTCAGCGTTAGCCTTGCCTCGTATTGTAGCATCTTTATTAGAAAATAATCAAACAGAAAAAGGAATTAAAATCCCAAAAGTGTTAATCCCATATACTGGTTTTGAATATATTGATTAA
- a CDS encoding SusC/RagA family TonB-linked outer membrane protein: MKHKLLSIFLGSMILTSVAFAQEKKISGRVTGADGKPLVGVTIAVQGSNIATQTDANGNYSFSVPTGKVIVFRSIGYSDKTLIVKEGQSSFNITLDNSDNALDEVVVTAMGVSKQSKALGYSASTIKADDITAANNMNAMTGLQGKMAGVNISNSGTTGGSTKVIIRGVSSFSANNPLYVVDGVPISNGYQADVNFSRSVDLGNQANDINPDDIESMTVLKGASATALYGSRAAHGVVMITTKKGKLGQKFEVSYTGAINASKVLMVPQTQNLFGQGWPDFSFLENGSWGPRLDGIERPWGSEIDGVRLTKPYAYVKDNIKNFYVTGLDATNVLSLSGGGEKSSYMFSYGNFYQQGVLPGHPDKLKRNNFSFRGNTSLDKFTFNYGVNYVRRDLNAVYQGQGTADGGDVTFQELIQIPVDVNISSLKDYNNPYNNYDNYFTAYASNPYKALVDNGSRLQDDRFYGNIDLSYKVLPWLNAVAKLGGDFANTRTIDFAQKISYTEGSTSADNAKAPVTGRYGENYRKTNQLDATLMFQANKDISDDINLSGSIGYNFNQRGYTYLDAYVSGLNVPGWYSLKNTSEAPIVNNVFVRQRLMGAFADATFAYKNYWFVNGSFRSDWSSTLPVKQNNYIYGGINTSLIVTDAFKDLKSDNFNYLKLRAAWGKTGADATTYLTENYYQAAQIGLGFGNTILPLGGIAGLQHAKTLGNEDLRPEITTELEFGAEMKFLKNRISLDASYYSRKTVDQIFAINLSPETGYTRRTRNMGDIRNKGVEIGLNTTPLKYKDFQWDLGINFTKNTSKVMALYDDTKETLIENAYSVDFVAEIGQPLGVYKVPQVLTVKEGEFAGKTVVNSAGIPITEPNTKKTVGKYEPDFQMGFTTKFKYKDWSLGGVVDWRKGGFFYSYTAQLNYFVGNATETTFNERQPWLVPNSVKQLAGGGYAENDIQISVNNQYAYWYSNTNNSMYEKAVLERDFVKLRELVLTYSLPKRVLGSKIKGVDFSLVGRNLFIWTPKSNNFVDPEATNYGNDISSNFGEFAAGPTFRTYGGSVKVRF; encoded by the coding sequence ATGAAACACAAATTACTCAGTATTTTTTTGGGTAGTATGATTTTGACCTCTGTGGCATTTGCACAGGAGAAAAAAATTAGTGGTCGCGTAACAGGAGCTGATGGGAAGCCATTAGTTGGTGTAACGATTGCTGTTCAAGGATCAAATATCGCTACTCAAACCGACGCGAACGGTAATTATTCGTTCTCAGTTCCAACAGGAAAAGTGATCGTTTTTCGCTCAATAGGTTATTCTGACAAAACATTAATTGTTAAAGAGGGTCAAAGTTCTTTTAATATTACATTAGACAATTCTGACAATGCTTTGGATGAGGTCGTTGTTACTGCTATGGGCGTTTCCAAGCAAAGTAAAGCCCTTGGATACTCTGCTTCAACAATTAAAGCCGATGATATTACAGCAGCCAATAATATGAATGCCATGACGGGGCTTCAAGGTAAAATGGCAGGTGTAAATATATCGAACTCCGGAACTACGGGTGGATCAACGAAAGTGATTATCCGTGGTGTATCTTCATTCTCTGCTAATAACCCCCTTTACGTAGTGGATGGAGTGCCTATCAGTAATGGTTATCAAGCTGATGTTAATTTTTCTAGATCTGTGGATTTAGGTAATCAAGCCAATGATATCAATCCTGATGATATCGAATCAATGACAGTATTAAAAGGAGCTTCAGCTACAGCTTTATATGGATCTCGTGCTGCACACGGTGTTGTTATGATCACGACTAAAAAAGGAAAATTAGGCCAAAAGTTTGAAGTTTCATATACGGGAGCGATTAATGCAAGTAAAGTATTAATGGTTCCTCAAACTCAAAATCTTTTTGGACAAGGATGGCCTGATTTTAGTTTTTTAGAAAATGGATCTTGGGGACCTAGATTAGATGGTATAGAAAGACCATGGGGATCAGAGATTGACGGTGTTAGGCTGACAAAACCTTATGCTTATGTAAAAGATAATATCAAGAATTTTTATGTAACTGGTTTAGATGCGACGAATGTTTTATCTCTATCTGGTGGGGGTGAGAAATCATCGTATATGTTTTCTTATGGTAATTTTTATCAACAAGGGGTTCTACCTGGTCATCCTGATAAGTTAAAACGTAATAATTTTTCTTTTAGAGGAAACACTAGTCTTGATAAATTTACATTCAATTATGGTGTAAATTATGTGAGAAGAGATTTAAATGCCGTTTATCAAGGACAGGGTACGGCAGATGGTGGAGATGTTACATTTCAAGAGTTGATTCAAATTCCTGTTGATGTAAATATCTCATCATTGAAAGATTATAATAATCCATATAACAATTACGATAATTATTTTACTGCTTATGCATCTAATCCGTATAAAGCTTTAGTAGATAATGGATCAAGATTGCAAGATGATCGCTTTTATGGAAACATCGATCTTTCTTATAAAGTTCTTCCGTGGTTAAATGCAGTCGCGAAATTAGGTGGAGATTTTGCAAATACACGCACGATTGATTTTGCTCAAAAAATATCTTATACTGAGGGTTCTACATCTGCTGATAATGCGAAAGCACCTGTTACTGGTCGCTATGGTGAAAACTATAGGAAAACCAATCAGCTTGATGCAACTTTAATGTTCCAGGCAAACAAAGATATTTCAGACGATATTAATTTATCTGGTTCTATTGGCTATAACTTTAATCAAAGAGGCTATACCTACCTTGATGCTTATGTAAGTGGATTAAATGTACCTGGATGGTATAGTTTAAAAAATACAAGTGAGGCTCCAATAGTTAATAATGTTTTTGTAAGGCAACGTTTAATGGGAGCATTTGCTGATGCGACTTTCGCTTATAAAAATTATTGGTTTGTGAATGGGTCATTTAGATCGGATTGGTCATCGACTCTTCCTGTTAAGCAAAATAACTATATATATGGAGGTATTAATACTTCTTTAATTGTTACTGATGCATTTAAAGATTTGAAATCAGATAATTTCAATTATTTAAAACTGCGTGCAGCATGGGGTAAAACTGGTGCTGATGCTACTACCTATTTGACAGAAAATTATTATCAAGCTGCACAAATCGGTTTAGGATTTGGTAATACTATCTTGCCTTTGGGTGGCATTGCAGGTTTGCAACATGCAAAAACCTTGGGTAATGAAGACTTAAGACCTGAAATTACAACTGAGCTTGAGTTTGGTGCGGAAATGAAATTCTTAAAAAATAGAATTAGTTTAGATGCATCTTATTATAGCAGAAAAACTGTAGATCAGATTTTTGCAATTAATCTTTCTCCAGAAACTGGATATACAAGACGTACAAGGAATATGGGAGACATTCGTAATAAAGGTGTTGAAATTGGACTGAATACTACACCATTAAAATACAAAGATTTTCAATGGGATTTAGGCATAAACTTTACGAAAAATACGAGTAAAGTAATGGCCTTATATGACGATACAAAAGAAACATTGATTGAAAATGCATATTCTGTAGATTTTGTTGCTGAAATTGGTCAACCATTAGGCGTTTATAAAGTACCTCAAGTATTAACGGTTAAAGAGGGAGAGTTTGCTGGAAAAACAGTTGTAAATAGTGCTGGTATTCCTATTACTGAGCCCAATACTAAGAAAACTGTTGGTAAATATGAACCTGATTTCCAGATGGGTTTCACGACCAAATTTAAATATAAAGATTGGAGTTTGGGAGGAGTAGTAGATTGGCGTAAAGGTGGTTTCTTCTATTCTTATACAGCGCAACTAAATTATTTTGTTGGAAACGCGACAGAGACAACATTTAACGAAAGACAACCTTGGTTGGTTCCTAATTCGGTAAAACAATTAGCTGGAGGAGGTTATGCAGAAAATGATATACAAATTTCAGTAAATAATCAATATGCATACTGGTACTCTAATACGAATAATTCTATGTACGAAAAAGCAGTATTGGAAAGAGATTTTGTTAAACTACGTGAATTAGTTTTGACTTATTCTTTACCAAAACGTGTATTGGGTTCAAAAATTAAGGGAGTAGACTTTAGTTTAGTTGGAAGGAATTTGTTTATTTGGACTCCAAAATCAAATAACTTCGTGGATCCTGAAGCTACAAATTATGGTAATGATATTTCATCGAATTTTGGTGAATTTGCTGCTGGACCAACTTTTAGAACATATGGTGGTAGTGTAAAAGTTAGATTCTAA
- a CDS encoding SusD/RagB family nutrient-binding outer membrane lipoprotein, with translation MKNIKKLGYILAASVMTLTACTKDLDINRSPYNPTENDATPELLFPSGVAYSAAKIGGDLQLIGAFWSQHYTQNNSSNQYTGIDSYNLTISSYNGIWSNLMGGGMKDLVISKEKAEAAGQWHYYVASQIMLAFDNHVLVDLYGDLPVTEGLQGDKGVYSPKWDDGKTVNQLILTQLDNAISKVEDAKALKTMGAQDFVFEGDLDNWRKFAKTLKLKILMRDFATNTAAITTLLNSNDLLESDAKMTAFMDAVNKSNPLYESDRRSLNSFVNIRASKTLMSYLQKNNDPRIEDFYELTTEKDKPAIYAALRQGDYNAPTLDFPPGSTSRAKLGATDPVYFMSYAECEFLQAEAWARLNNAINAKTHYDLAVTEAFSRWGKSAASFINGGVYEFKAGTVDKMIEQIITQKWVAATRCQAWDSFYDQNRTGYPVMSSVDSDEPSYIPGQYTKSITSVLVGNEIPRRLPYPKVSSDNNANTPKAVAIYTKMWWHKQ, from the coding sequence ATGAAAAATATTAAGAAATTAGGATATATATTGGCTGCAAGTGTGATGACACTTACAGCCTGTACCAAGGATTTGGATATCAATAGAAGTCCTTATAATCCGACTGAAAATGATGCAACACCAGAGCTGCTTTTTCCTTCGGGCGTAGCCTATAGTGCAGCGAAAATTGGGGGAGACCTTCAATTGATAGGTGCATTTTGGTCACAACATTATACACAAAATAATTCTTCAAATCAATATACAGGTATTGACTCTTATAATTTGACCATATCTTCATACAATGGTATATGGTCAAATCTGATGGGTGGAGGAATGAAGGACCTTGTTATTTCTAAGGAAAAAGCAGAAGCGGCAGGACAATGGCATTATTATGTTGCATCTCAAATTATGCTGGCTTTTGATAACCATGTTTTGGTTGACTTATATGGTGATTTACCTGTAACAGAAGGATTACAAGGAGATAAAGGTGTTTATTCCCCAAAATGGGATGATGGAAAGACCGTTAATCAATTGATCTTAACACAATTGGATAATGCTATTAGTAAAGTAGAAGATGCTAAGGCTCTGAAAACTATGGGGGCTCAAGATTTTGTTTTCGAAGGAGATCTTGATAATTGGCGTAAGTTTGCCAAAACGTTAAAATTAAAAATTTTAATGCGAGATTTTGCAACTAATACCGCTGCTATTACGACGCTTTTAAATTCAAATGATCTTTTAGAATCTGATGCGAAAATGACAGCATTTATGGATGCGGTTAATAAATCCAATCCATTGTATGAGTCAGATAGACGTTCGCTAAATTCATTTGTCAATATCAGAGCTAGTAAAACGTTAATGTCATATCTTCAAAAAAATAATGATCCTCGAATAGAAGATTTTTATGAATTGACGACTGAAAAAGACAAACCTGCTATTTATGCAGCTTTAAGACAAGGTGATTATAATGCTCCAACTTTAGATTTTCCTCCTGGATCAACTTCAAGAGCAAAACTAGGAGCAACTGATCCTGTTTATTTTATGTCTTATGCAGAATGTGAATTTCTTCAAGCGGAAGCATGGGCTCGATTAAACAATGCAATAAATGCAAAAACACATTATGATTTGGCTGTTACAGAAGCTTTTTCTCGTTGGGGTAAATCGGCAGCATCTTTTATCAATGGAGGTGTTTATGAATTTAAAGCAGGTACGGTAGATAAAATGATAGAGCAAATTATTACTCAAAAATGGGTTGCTGCTACTAGATGTCAGGCCTGGGATTCTTTTTATGATCAAAACAGAACAGGATATCCTGTTATGAGTTCTGTAGATTCTGATGAACCATCATATATTCCTGGACAATATACGAAGTCGATTACTTCGGTATTGGTTGGTAATGAAATTCCTAGACGTTTGCCATATCCAAAAGTATCATCTGATAATAATGCAAACACACCTAAAGCTGTCGCTATCTACACGAAAATGTGGTGGCATAAACAATAA
- a CDS encoding lipid-binding protein — protein MKHIFKYFLGLLVLGIVSCKKDQPEVEHSPIYPISGEWHTHIFNEDGTNVTTLNPATGKSFSFSIATLSTYNTANNDSDIAWMKFSNATYPFGMLIKVNVDVPSVTIKGGEYVNTLNVKNKSINIIDTKILQAASKQPSQVMADSIVVKYKAGVDGKTYLIKGHRRTQWPEDQY, from the coding sequence ATGAAACATATATTTAAATATTTTTTAGGACTATTGGTACTTGGAATTGTTTCTTGTAAAAAAGATCAGCCAGAAGTAGAGCATTCTCCTATATATCCTATTTCAGGGGAATGGCATACCCATATCTTTAATGAGGACGGAACTAACGTCACGACATTAAACCCTGCTACTGGAAAGTCTTTTTCATTCTCAATTGCTACTTTAAGTACTTACAATACTGCTAATAATGACAGCGATATTGCTTGGATGAAATTTAGTAATGCTACTTATCCTTTTGGCATGTTAATTAAAGTGAATGTTGATGTTCCTTCAGTAACAATCAAAGGGGGAGAATATGTTAATACATTAAATGTAAAAAACAAAAGTATTAACATTATTGATACAAAGATTTTACAAGCAGCTTCTAAACAACCAAGCCAAGTAATGGCTGATAGTATAGTTGTGAAGTATAAAGCTGGAGTTGATGGTAAAACCTATTTAATTAAAGGTCATCGCCGAACACAATGGCCTGAAGATCAATATTAA